The Solibacillus sp. FSL W7-1464 genome contains a region encoding:
- the addB gene encoding helicase-exonuclease AddAB subunit AddB — translation MTLRVISGRAGTGKTTLIHREIVDDLKTNIFGHPIFILVPDQMSFTTEYELTTNYDIEGMMRAQVMTFKRLAWFVLQNEGGIAHERIDGTGYRMLLRRILEEHQEEFLLFKRAAGKPGFTKEVEQILKEFSQYHIDVETIDPLIESLRLNGASEVLLHKLHDLNIILKQLHERIGTEYIDGDGYFPLLIERIPKMESLRNTHIYLDGFVSFNGQEFAILKELLIYAKRVTIVFPMEDPQMDLLEGSVFYRAAMTYDKIKNELQKLRFERGIDIEEEPRVHLEVNYRATNRDLLHIEHRFDKITDTPVESTGHTKILEGVNPRAEVQGIAQEIKQLVLEKGLRYKDIGIMYRQADVYDAIIGTTFTQYEIPFFSNEKRAMLYHPLIEFSRSVMEIITTNWKYEPVFRSIKTDLFFPYGANLVAMRDRADILENFVIAKGIVHDRWMKDEVWHYRRFKSLEKVNAIQTEDELEHEQLLKSVRDLIREPVLALQNRLKGKKTGREIVVALYEFMEQLDIYKKLLKMQEQEEQADSLHQSLEHEQAWNGWIHILEQFDLMFGDKIMPLEQVAQILDEGFETLEFASVPPTLDEVTVSTVEFARFDNKKAIFVIGVNDGVYPMRMEAGGLLSDDERETFEKIDVELAPGIKSRLLQESFLFYRAISSSTQYLYITYANADEESKSKLPSLYINRLHNMFEITENRGTPEEKTIRTLPHRQIVMDPLDELQHDNVLNYLQHPSPAIGFLMTQLKQAQHEGRPLTEEWAALKAFYEREQNWKDVLNVVEKPLYTTNEAEPLTEEVATALYGEDFLASVSRIERFYSCPYSHFVSYGLKLQERTEFKLETFAMGDLFHEAIRTILSEKEPSIPLTTYAACYKKADETISKLADYFSYSILKSSHRFEYIKTKLVKIVARTIYALINQSELSKFKAIAHEKPFGKRDDKNTEQDDRNPLEALKIDLEHDRKMYVRGQIDRIDAYKDAENLYLRVIDYKSSGRKLDFTEVYNGISLQLLTYLDVAMKNIPIIAREGKFIQDLSELENIIVQAAGMFYLHVHNPLIPTEDYEQYDRVESLRQEKFKLSGYMVKDVEVAQLMDKSLEPSKTSIIVPAAFKSGENPEFNSRSSKVIEQEQMENLQEFVHYKFRQAGNEIYRGNTEIKPYSLGNQKACTYCSFKSVCQFDQSETGNSYNEIKKQPEQEVFENIKKVVCADDNSSEAE, via the coding sequence GTGACGTTACGAGTCATATCAGGACGGGCAGGCACGGGAAAAACAACATTGATTCACCGTGAAATTGTCGATGATTTAAAAACAAATATATTTGGACATCCAATTTTTATATTAGTTCCTGACCAAATGTCGTTTACAACGGAATATGAGCTAACAACGAATTATGACATTGAAGGAATGATGCGTGCGCAGGTTATGACATTCAAACGACTGGCCTGGTTTGTACTGCAAAATGAAGGCGGTATCGCCCACGAACGGATTGATGGCACAGGTTACCGCATGCTGTTGCGACGTATTTTGGAAGAACATCAGGAAGAGTTCCTGTTATTTAAACGCGCTGCAGGTAAACCCGGTTTTACGAAAGAAGTCGAGCAAATTCTAAAGGAATTCAGTCAATATCATATCGATGTGGAAACAATCGACCCGCTGATCGAATCATTAAGATTAAATGGTGCAAGTGAAGTACTGTTGCATAAGCTGCATGATCTGAACATTATTTTAAAGCAGCTGCATGAGCGCATCGGGACGGAATATATCGATGGCGACGGCTATTTCCCGCTTTTAATTGAGCGTATACCGAAAATGGAAAGCTTGCGCAATACCCACATTTATTTGGATGGGTTTGTATCTTTTAATGGACAGGAATTTGCCATTTTAAAAGAGCTTCTTATTTATGCAAAACGTGTCACAATTGTTTTCCCAATGGAAGACCCGCAAATGGATTTACTGGAAGGTTCCGTGTTTTACAGAGCAGCAATGACATATGACAAAATAAAGAATGAGTTGCAAAAACTGCGATTCGAACGAGGGATTGATATTGAAGAGGAGCCGCGTGTTCATTTAGAAGTAAACTACCGTGCGACAAATCGGGACTTGCTGCATATTGAACATCGGTTCGACAAAATTACGGATACACCTGTCGAATCAACGGGACATACGAAAATATTGGAAGGTGTAAACCCGCGTGCAGAAGTGCAAGGTATTGCCCAGGAAATTAAACAGCTTGTTCTGGAAAAGGGGCTGCGCTATAAAGACATCGGGATCATGTACCGCCAGGCAGATGTATATGATGCGATTATCGGCACGACCTTTACCCAATACGAAATTCCGTTTTTCTCAAATGAGAAGCGGGCGATGCTTTATCATCCGCTGATCGAATTTAGTCGATCCGTAATGGAGATTATTACGACAAACTGGAAATACGAGCCGGTTTTCAGAAGCATTAAAACAGATCTGTTTTTCCCCTATGGAGCGAATTTAGTCGCAATGCGGGACAGAGCGGATATTTTGGAGAATTTCGTCATTGCAAAGGGCATTGTTCATGACCGCTGGATGAAAGATGAAGTATGGCATTATCGCCGTTTTAAATCACTTGAAAAAGTAAATGCGATTCAGACAGAAGATGAGCTGGAGCACGAGCAGCTTTTAAAATCGGTACGTGACTTAATCCGGGAGCCGGTACTGGCATTGCAGAACCGGTTGAAAGGTAAAAAAACAGGCCGTGAAATTGTAGTGGCACTGTATGAGTTTATGGAGCAGCTTGATATTTATAAGAAACTGCTGAAAATGCAGGAGCAGGAAGAGCAGGCCGATTCACTTCATCAGTCATTGGAGCATGAACAGGCTTGGAATGGCTGGATTCATATTTTGGAGCAGTTTGACCTGATGTTCGGCGATAAAATTATGCCGTTGGAACAAGTTGCACAAATTTTGGATGAAGGCTTTGAAACACTGGAGTTTGCAAGTGTGCCGCCGACATTGGATGAAGTGACCGTTTCGACAGTCGAGTTTGCGCGTTTTGACAATAAAAAGGCAATTTTCGTAATCGGTGTTAATGACGGGGTATACCCGATGCGTATGGAAGCGGGAGGACTGCTATCTGATGACGAGCGTGAAACATTTGAGAAAATCGATGTGGAATTGGCACCGGGTATAAAAAGCAGACTTCTGCAGGAAAGTTTCCTGTTTTACCGGGCGATTTCTTCATCGACTCAATATTTATATATTACGTATGCCAATGCAGACGAGGAAAGTAAAAGTAAGCTTCCATCGCTTTATATTAACCGCCTGCACAATATGTTCGAAATTACCGAAAACCGTGGCACCCCCGAGGAAAAAACAATTCGCACACTGCCGCATCGGCAAATCGTGATGGACCCGCTTGATGAGCTTCAACACGATAATGTGCTCAATTATTTACAGCATCCGTCACCGGCAATCGGCTTTTTGATGACCCAGCTGAAGCAGGCTCAGCATGAGGGACGTCCGCTAACCGAAGAATGGGCGGCATTAAAAGCATTTTATGAACGGGAACAGAACTGGAAAGATGTGCTGAACGTCGTGGAAAAACCGTTATATACGACGAATGAAGCAGAACCGCTAACCGAAGAAGTAGCGACGGCATTGTATGGAGAAGACTTTTTGGCAAGTGTATCTCGTATTGAACGCTTCTACAGCTGTCCGTACTCACATTTTGTATCCTATGGGCTGAAACTGCAGGAGCGTACGGAATTCAAGCTGGAAACATTCGCGATGGGCGATCTTTTCCATGAGGCAATCCGGACGATTCTATCCGAGAAAGAGCCATCGATCCCGCTTACGACATATGCAGCGTGCTATAAAAAGGCGGATGAAACGATTTCAAAACTGGCGGATTATTTTTCGTACAGCATTTTAAAAAGCAGTCACCGCTTTGAATACATTAAAACGAAACTTGTGAAAATCGTGGCACGTACAATTTATGCACTTATTAATCAAAGTGAGCTGTCGAAGTTTAAAGCGATTGCCCATGAAAAACCGTTCGGGAAGCGCGACGACAAAAATACGGAACAGGATGACCGCAATCCGCTGGAAGCACTGAAAATCGATCTGGAACATGACCGCAAAATGTATGTGCGCGGGCAAATTGACCGAATCGATGCGTATAAAGATGCGGAAAACCTGTATTTGCGTGTAATTGACTATAAATCTAGCGGACGCAAGCTTGACTTTACCGAAGTTTATAACGGAATTTCGCTGCAGCTGCTGACATATTTAGATGTAGCAATGAAAAATATCCCGATCATCGCACGTGAAGGTAAGTTCATCCAGGACTTATCGGAGCTGGAAAATATTATTGTCCAGGCAGCCGGGATGTTCTATCTGCATGTGCACAATCCGCTCATTCCGACAGAGGACTATGAGCAGTATGACCGCGTGGAAAGTTTGCGTCAGGAGAAGTTCAAGTTAAGCGGCTATATGGTAAAAGATGTGGAAGTGGCGCAACTGATGGATAAGTCACTCGAGCCGAGTAAAACATCGATTATCGTACCGGCAGCGTTTAAAAGCGGAGAGAATCCGGAATTTAACAGCCGTTCCTCAAAAGTGATCGAGCAGGAGCAGATGGAAAACCTGCAGGAATTTGTGCACTATAAATTCCGCCAGGCGGGCAATGAAATTTACCGCGGTAATACGGAAATTAAGCCGTACAGCTTAGGCAATCAAAAAGCTTGTACGTATTGCAGCTTTAAATCGGTCTGCCAGTTCGACCAGTCGGAAACAGGCAACAGCTACAACGAAATCAAGAAACAGCCGGAACAGGAAGTATTTGAAAACATTAAAAAGGTGGTATGTGCAGATGACAATTCCAGCGAAGCCGAGTGA